From Aristaeella lactis, the proteins below share one genomic window:
- the rsmH gene encoding 16S rRNA (cytosine(1402)-N(4))-methyltransferase RsmH has protein sequence MEFRHEPVLLQEVLQWMNVRPDGVYCDGTLGGGGHSEAILKASGGTAVLYGIDRDETAIRAASERLKAYPGFTALHGNFHDAADLLAQAGAGPLDGVLLDLGVSSPQLDVAERGFSYHEDAPLDMRMDRSRGITAADLLNTADERELTSIIRDYGEEKWAARIARIICEHRTQKPFETTFDLVHAVDAAIPKAVRRKEDGHPARRTFQAIRIAVNDELKPLEQALKDLTDCLKPGGRICVITFHSLEDRIVKRCFKTLENPCICPPKAPICTCGRKPVVKVLAGGAVAPTEEETERNPRARSAKLRVAEKRNTEA, from the coding sequence GTGGAGTTTCGGCATGAACCGGTGCTGCTGCAGGAAGTACTGCAGTGGATGAATGTCCGGCCGGACGGCGTATACTGCGACGGAACCCTGGGCGGCGGCGGACACAGCGAAGCGATCCTGAAAGCTTCCGGCGGCACCGCTGTGCTGTACGGAATCGACCGGGACGAAACTGCCATCCGTGCCGCTTCGGAACGGCTGAAAGCGTACCCGGGATTCACGGCACTGCACGGTAATTTCCATGATGCCGCGGACCTGCTCGCACAGGCCGGTGCCGGTCCGCTGGACGGCGTGCTGCTTGACCTTGGCGTGTCCAGTCCCCAGCTGGACGTGGCGGAACGCGGATTCAGCTATCATGAGGACGCGCCGCTGGATATGCGGATGGACCGGAGCCGGGGCATCACGGCCGCGGATCTGTTGAATACAGCGGACGAACGGGAACTGACTTCTATTATCCGGGACTACGGAGAAGAAAAATGGGCGGCCAGGATTGCCCGGATCATCTGTGAACACCGGACACAGAAGCCCTTTGAAACCACCTTTGACCTGGTTCACGCTGTGGACGCGGCGATCCCGAAAGCTGTGAGGCGGAAAGAAGACGGACATCCGGCCCGCCGCACCTTCCAGGCGATCCGCATCGCGGTCAACGATGAACTGAAGCCGCTGGAACAGGCGCTGAAGGACCTGACTGACTGCCTGAAGCCCGGCGGCAGGATCTGCGTGATCACATTCCATTCCCTGGAGGACCGGATTGTGAAACGCTGCTTCAAGACACTGGAAAACCCCTGCATCTGCCCGCCGAAGGCACCGATCTGCACCTGCGGACGGAAACCTGTGGTTAAAGTACTGGCCGGAGGCGCCGTGGCGCCGACAGAAGAGGAAACAGAGCGGAATCCGCGGGCACGGAGCGCCAAACTCCGGGTGGCTGAGAAGAGAAATACGGAGGCATAA
- the rsmI gene encoding 16S rRNA (cytidine(1402)-2'-O)-methyltransferase → MAILYVVATPIGNLQDLSPRAADTLRNADLIIAEDTRVTMKLCQVFDLKAKLVSCHRHNEDSKAAGLAGKILEEDLTAALVTDAGTPCISDPGCEVVRECAEAGIPVIPVPGCCAGIAAVSISGFDAREFAFYGFLPREKKDIKVKLEEIARGVKIAILHESPFRIIELTEIIRDTLPEAKLTVCCDLTKLHEKTLRGTPDEVLTALKANEKTEKGEYCVVLDLHGVSLPEPETEAAEWPPEAKLVEFMKQGMSLREAQDALIAKGEKKNAVKQAALTLKKLFED, encoded by the coding sequence GTGGCGATTCTGTATGTTGTGGCAACGCCAATCGGTAATCTGCAGGACCTTTCGCCCCGGGCAGCGGATACGCTCCGGAACGCTGACCTGATCATTGCCGAAGATACACGGGTAACCATGAAACTGTGCCAGGTTTTTGACCTGAAGGCAAAGCTTGTCAGCTGTCACAGGCATAATGAGGACAGCAAGGCAGCCGGACTGGCCGGAAAGATCCTGGAAGAGGATCTGACCGCGGCGCTGGTGACAGATGCGGGCACGCCCTGCATTTCCGATCCGGGATGTGAGGTGGTCAGGGAATGCGCGGAAGCAGGTATCCCTGTGATCCCGGTGCCCGGATGCTGTGCAGGGATCGCGGCGGTTTCCATCAGCGGATTCGACGCGAGGGAATTTGCTTTTTACGGTTTCCTGCCGCGGGAGAAAAAGGATATCAAAGTGAAGCTGGAAGAGATCGCCCGGGGTGTAAAGATCGCGATCCTGCATGAATCTCCGTTCCGGATCATCGAACTGACGGAGATCATCCGGGATACGCTGCCGGAGGCCAAACTGACGGTCTGCTGCGACCTGACCAAGCTGCATGAAAAGACGCTGCGGGGAACTCCGGATGAAGTGCTTACAGCCCTGAAGGCCAATGAGAAGACGGAAAAAGGCGAGTACTGCGTGGTGCTGGATCTTCACGGGGTTTCCCTTCCGGAACCGGAAACAGAGGCGGCTGAATGGCCGCCGGAAGCGAAGCTTGTTGAATTCATGAAACAGGGAATGAGCCTCCGGGAGGCACAGGATGCCCTGATCGCAAAGGGAGAAAAAAAGAACGCGGTCAAACAGGCGGCACTCACCCTGAAAAAGCTGTTCGAAGATTAA
- a CDS encoding insulinase family protein, with translation MKKLLSLFLALALLAGVLPAMAEPAPAETAEAVALPSVGDVVEGFEVKEIRPFEMIGADLVLFEHLKTGAKLLYIANEDTNRAFQLTFPTRPVDNTGLPHVFEHSTLSGSAKYPSTALWFNLVYQSYQTYMNAYTTDAMTSYPVASLSEEQLLALADFYTDCCLHPIVKEREDIYRTEAWRYEMEDMDSPLTLNGTVYSEMTGAMTLESSAMDNANLVTFPGAALTYNYGGKPEAIPDMTWDALKNYHDTFYHPSNCICLLYGSFEDYTAFLKLLDEAFSPYEKKEFSFTDSGYTRITEPVVTSVPYAVAEGTDTVNQSVIYYYIICPGLKDNKAQQRAVDHVWELLGNEGSLLMQNLKKAFPAGSFSCGRELAAPDDALVFEATNVNAEDAEAFRTVVNDSLKQIAQDGFDPVQLDSIVTTQLLNSKLALENGNPVDTVMANFAYDYAVTGNPFDYAESTEDQANIMDENAKGLLTAAISDWYVDPELYTLTTTYPEPGLKEKQDAALADRLAEIKAGMTEEEKQAVIDATHAEEEEDDNGEMIAALTPVSVADLPEEIRQYQITDETGADGVRRMTAVAGVDGVGKADLYFDARTLPQEDIHYLRLFTRLMGQLDTDAHSKEELAVLMGRYLMGRTIGVDSFSTPEKDDVRSYLIAEWIALDDDLAAGYDLMKEVLFHTQFTDIQTLSERITAQKSYVRNTIASTPYLALYARQEGVGSPRLRYYDYLNYTAYYAFLEELEQQMASEPEKVVARLQNVQSFLANRSGAVATFAGNEASIAANAPLVDSFFADINSEERECPVYDLPVPPVREGISVDGNIQFNLNCAAYNQIGIEPDYALNVIASLVSDQLLIPVLRDQMGAYSVFCGADDDAMYLISYRDPNVKATFDLYDSIPEKMAALELTQDQIDGYIMNVYSELAKPAGELAGAVAAMTDVLHRVPEDDKVQKMRACKSVTPESVKAAASVYALLMEKGCRGTVGPIGTLQANEDMYDAIQNPFHTEDLSQVSFSDVAEDHEHHDAIYAAFTSGMMLPKDEGLFTPDEPATVGDFLGGLYMLIGGGSNDPEACKETLVQYGLVSADQDLNAELHEDLFCDILTALGAGFSTDTPDAVVSRADLADVFVQLNGN, from the coding sequence CCTGCTGGCCGGTGTACTGCCAGCCATGGCAGAGCCTGCCCCGGCTGAAACCGCTGAAGCTGTCGCCCTCCCCTCTGTCGGGGATGTGGTTGAAGGCTTTGAAGTCAAAGAGATCCGTCCTTTTGAGATGATCGGCGCGGATCTGGTGCTTTTTGAGCACCTGAAGACCGGTGCAAAACTCCTCTACATCGCCAATGAGGATACCAACCGTGCCTTCCAGCTGACCTTCCCCACCCGGCCGGTCGATAACACCGGCCTGCCCCATGTGTTTGAGCACAGCACCCTGTCCGGATCTGCGAAATATCCCAGTACCGCCCTGTGGTTCAATCTGGTTTATCAGTCTTACCAGACTTATATGAACGCCTATACCACGGACGCCATGACCAGCTATCCGGTCGCGTCCCTTTCTGAGGAGCAGCTGCTTGCCCTGGCGGATTTTTATACAGACTGCTGCCTGCATCCGATCGTCAAGGAACGTGAGGACATCTACCGCACGGAAGCCTGGCGTTATGAAATGGAGGACATGGACAGCCCCCTGACGCTGAACGGCACCGTTTACAGTGAAATGACCGGCGCCATGACGCTGGAGAGCAGCGCCATGGACAATGCCAACCTGGTCACTTTCCCCGGTGCTGCCCTGACTTACAACTACGGCGGAAAGCCCGAAGCCATCCCGGACATGACCTGGGATGCTCTGAAAAACTACCACGACACCTTTTATCATCCGTCCAACTGCATCTGCCTCCTGTACGGTTCCTTTGAGGATTACACTGCGTTCCTGAAGCTGCTGGACGAAGCCTTCAGTCCCTATGAGAAGAAGGAATTCTCCTTCACCGACAGCGGCTATACGCGGATCACTGAGCCCGTTGTCACCAGTGTTCCCTACGCTGTCGCTGAGGGTACCGATACGGTCAATCAGTCCGTGATCTACTACTATATCATCTGCCCCGGTCTGAAGGACAATAAAGCGCAGCAGCGTGCTGTGGACCACGTTTGGGAGCTTCTGGGCAACGAAGGATCCCTGCTCATGCAGAACCTGAAGAAAGCCTTCCCCGCCGGTTCCTTCTCCTGCGGCCGCGAGCTTGCAGCCCCCGATGACGCCCTTGTCTTTGAGGCAACCAATGTCAATGCAGAAGATGCCGAAGCTTTCCGTACCGTGGTCAATGACTCCCTGAAACAGATCGCGCAGGACGGCTTTGATCCGGTTCAGCTGGATTCCATCGTGACCACCCAGCTGCTGAACAGCAAACTGGCGCTGGAAAACGGCAATCCGGTCGATACTGTCATGGCGAACTTTGCGTATGACTATGCGGTCACCGGCAACCCCTTCGATTATGCCGAATCCACAGAAGACCAGGCCAATATCATGGATGAGAACGCCAAAGGCCTGCTCACCGCCGCCATCTCCGACTGGTATGTGGATCCCGAGCTGTATACACTGACCACCACCTATCCCGAACCCGGCCTGAAGGAAAAACAGGACGCTGCCCTTGCCGACAGGCTGGCGGAGATCAAGGCCGGTATGACGGAAGAAGAAAAGCAGGCAGTCATTGATGCCACCCATGCCGAAGAAGAGGAAGATGACAACGGCGAAATGATCGCCGCCCTTACCCCGGTTTCCGTTGCTGACCTGCCCGAGGAAATCCGTCAGTATCAGATCACCGATGAAACCGGTGCGGACGGCGTCCGCCGCATGACCGCTGTAGCCGGTGTGGACGGCGTTGGCAAAGCAGATCTGTACTTTGACGCCCGTACCCTTCCCCAGGAAGACATCCATTACCTGCGTTTGTTCACCCGTCTGATGGGCCAGCTGGATACTGATGCTCACAGCAAGGAAGAGCTTGCCGTCCTCATGGGGCGCTATCTGATGGGACGCACCATTGGTGTGGATTCCTTCAGCACTCCGGAAAAGGATGATGTCCGTTCCTACCTGATTGCGGAGTGGATCGCGCTGGATGATGACCTGGCCGCCGGTTATGACCTGATGAAAGAAGTCCTGTTCCATACACAGTTTACGGACATCCAGACGCTTTCCGAACGGATCACAGCCCAGAAATCCTATGTGCGCAACACCATCGCAAGTACGCCTTATTTAGCGCTTTATGCCCGTCAGGAAGGTGTCGGCAGTCCCCGGTTAAGGTATTATGATTACCTGAACTATACTGCCTATTACGCTTTCCTGGAAGAGCTGGAGCAGCAGATGGCTTCAGAGCCTGAAAAGGTGGTTGCCCGCCTGCAGAATGTCCAGTCTTTCCTGGCCAACCGCAGCGGCGCTGTGGCCACCTTTGCCGGCAATGAAGCTTCCATAGCGGCAAACGCGCCTCTGGTGGATTCCTTCTTCGCAGATATCAATTCCGAAGAGCGTGAATGCCCGGTCTATGACCTGCCGGTCCCTCCGGTCAGGGAAGGTATTTCCGTCGACGGCAACATCCAGTTTAATCTGAATTGCGCCGCCTATAACCAGATCGGAATCGAGCCGGATTATGCCCTCAATGTGATCGCTTCCCTGGTTTCGGACCAGCTGCTTATCCCTGTCCTGCGGGACCAGATGGGCGCTTACTCCGTTTTCTGCGGTGCTGACGATGATGCCATGTACCTCATCTCCTACAGAGACCCCAATGTCAAAGCGACCTTTGACCTTTACGATTCCATTCCGGAAAAAATGGCGGCCCTGGAGCTGACGCAGGATCAGATTGACGGCTATATCATGAATGTTTATTCAGAGCTGGCAAAGCCCGCCGGTGAACTGGCCGGCGCTGTGGCTGCCATGACCGATGTCCTGCACCGCGTGCCGGAGGATGACAAAGTGCAGAAGATGCGTGCCTGCAAGAGCGTAACGCCTGAGAGCGTGAAGGCTGCCGCCTCGGTCTATGCTCTCCTGATGGAAAAGGGATGCCGCGGTACCGTCGGACCTATCGGCACCCTGCAGGCCAACGAGGATATGTATGATGCCATCCAAAATCCCTTCCACACCGAGGACCTGTCCCAGGTTTCCTTCTCCGATGTAGCGGAAGATCATGAACATCATGACGCCATCTATGCCGCGTTTACCAGCGGCATGATGCTGCCCAAGGACGAAGGCCTCTTCACGCCGGATGAACCCGCCACTGTGGGTGACTTCCTCGGCGGTCTGTATATGCTGATCGGCGGCGGATCCAACGATCCGGAAGCCTGCAAGGAAACGCTGGTGCAGTATGGTCTGGTTTCCGCTGACCAGGATCTGAATGCTGAACTGCATGAAGACCTGTTCTGTGATATCCTTACAGCCCTTGGTGCCGGATTCTCCACGGATACTCCGGACGCGGTTGTCAGCCGTGCGGACCTGGCCGATGTTTTCGTCCAGCTGAACGGAAACTGA